CCTGAGCCAGTGACAAGAAAATTTTACTTTGGCTACTTCAGATATGTCTTGAATCAAACTTTTAATCGAGCGATCGCTCAATGGCAGACCCCGTTTTTTTGGATCAGGTGACATATTAGGGAACACTGGCATTTTGTCACCAGCCATACCCCGGTACTTCTTAAACTGCGATGATGTCTCGTGGTCTAACCCTATCTCCCGGTACTTTCCCCCCTTCCCCCGAAACTTAATCGTGTAATACCCCCTTTGCCTATCATCCGGTGTCGGGTCTGGCTGCCATTTAAAATTGTGCCAATATAAACCCGGATAATCTTCCTTGGGTTTACCCGGTTCGTTACCCGGAACCGTCACGCGACCAACCTCGCCAACCCGCATCCCACTGTAAAAAAGCAGACAGAAAACCAACCAATGCTGCCCCCCTAACTGTTTGGCTGCATCAGCTAGCTTCTTCATCTCGAAATCTTCTAGATATCGCTCTGCCTTCGGTAAATTACTGAAATTGTCGTAATTTATACTACTTGCAATATTCCGCAAAAAATAGCCAATACTCTCCCCGCTCCCATAGCTCCACAGCGATCGCAATATCAGCACTCGGTTACTTTTAGTATAAGGGGAAACCTCACCCCAGGAAGCAATAAATTCTAGTAACAATGGTTGCTGTAGCAATCTTAAATCAGGTATACCTTGATTCCGTACCCAATCAAGCAATTTTTGACCAAATCGGTAGTATTTTCGTTTAGTTTGTTCGCGGTTTTGGCTTCCAGCCCAAGCCAAAATTAACTCCTCATCATTACCCACCGCAGGCGTGCGGTAATAATATTGCCGAATTACCTCCTCTACCAATTCTGGAGTTACTTGAGCATTAGTGTTTTTAATTACACTTGGTTGGGGAGTAGCAGGCAGAATTTCTACAGAGCCAATCTCAATATTAGTAACATCCATCTGGTCTTTAGGGTTACGCGACCATAAAAATATAGCTTCCTGGAAGTGCAGTTTCAGGAAGCTTTTATATTATTCTATTCTTTAAGTGGATGTGCTTAACTGCTTGCTCCATTATTTGTGGTCAAGCAACACCCCGTTTTTTGTGTTCAAGCTGTAGCATTTAGGCACTTGAAATTATTTCACTGGATGGTAAAGTCCGTCTTTTGCATTCCATTCCCAACCGATGCCCCTGGGGTCGCGGTTGCGAGTCCAACTGATAAATTCTTTGGTAGTGAGTTTTTCTCGTTCCGGTGCGAGGCTCGACGGACTTAAACCTAGTCGCGGTGCTAGATTTTCAGGGGGCAATGCAAGCAGTTCAACTTGGGTTTGTTGGTATGGGTTAGCTTGTCTTCTTTGTTTGGGTTGACTGTTGTATCGAGTTGATGAAATAGCCCGTTCGATGAGTTCTAGTTTTTTGGTCATTGCGTCGAGCTTGCTTTCCAGCTTCTTCTCCAATTGCAAAACCGATTTACTGCTAGGCGTAACATCGATATCAATATTGCTATCAAACCTAGAGAGCAATTCTTCTAAGCCTTGCAGCAAGGCAATTGTATGTCCCTCTCTGTGCAGTTTGGATAGTTTTTTGACTACTGGAATTAAGGCAGTAGGGACGCGAATCATTTCGCTTGGTGGGGTCTTGTGGTCAGTCATTTGATATCAAATTTGATAGCAATGAAATGATGATAGATGAAAAGCGATGTCTATTTACAAGCGTTCGCGTTCAGCGTCTCGTAGAGAGGAAACTTGAGCAATAGGGGGGAGCGTTAGCGGAGCTTATCGTAGATATCGCCCTCTTCAATTTCTTAGAGGAAAGTAAGACGGCGGCAAGCTACGCTCTTGTAGACAAAATCTAGAAATCCCTTCAAAAATGGTGATGATTAATTTAATCTACGATAGTATCTAAACTTTATGCGCTTAATTAGTCGTTTTCAGGCTTTGACTCTTGCAACTGCATTAATTGCTCTGTTGGGGTGTTCGCCAGCAGTAACCCAGGTGCCAACACCGACAATAGAAAAACCATTACAGCCAACGCCGATTGTACCTACCTCAATAAGCCCTCACCTGCTTCTGGGAAATCCCAGCAGCGCAACTCCCACAAAGCTTACGCCTGATAATTACCTCATGGTAAAAAATCAATATGCGCTCTCCTATAACCAAAGCAAAGGGACGGCCAACTGGGTGGCTTGGCAGTTAAATAAGTCATGGCTGGGTGATGCAGAGCGCCAAAATAACTTCCGCCCTGATGGTACTTTGCCTGCGGGTTGGGTGCGGATAACTCCAACTATGTACTCTGCTTCAG
This Nostoc sp. 'Peltigera membranacea cyanobiont' N6 DNA region includes the following protein-coding sequences:
- a CDS encoding tyrosine-type recombinase/integrase — protein: MDVTNIEIGSVEILPATPQPSVIKNTNAQVTPELVEEVIRQYYYRTPAVGNDEELILAWAGSQNREQTKRKYYRFGQKLLDWVRNQGIPDLRLLQQPLLLEFIASWGEVSPYTKSNRVLILRSLWSYGSGESIGYFLRNIASSINYDNFSNLPKAERYLEDFEMKKLADAAKQLGGQHWLVFCLLFYSGMRVGEVGRVTVPGNEPGKPKEDYPGLYWHNFKWQPDPTPDDRQRGYYTIKFRGKGGKYREIGLDHETSSQFKKYRGMAGDKMPVFPNMSPDPKKRGLPLSDRSIKSLIQDISEVAKVKFSCHWLRHSHATRAVDYKNVFEVQNQLGHSKTDTTKAYVRTKKDAGTGTVLPRF